A single genomic interval of Agrobacterium larrymoorei harbors:
- a CDS encoding pyridoxamine 5'-phosphate oxidase family protein, translating into MAHIDNDNSRVWDLAEKIGFCMLTTQTGSDLRARPMAAHVERLENAFYFLTDVASHKDEEIASHPNVCLAFADSKGQKYVSISGTAEVQNDRERIRDLWSTPAKAWWDDAEDPSIRVLKVTPSSAEYWDSPGTVISYIKMAAAAVSNTRPDMGDNAKVEM; encoded by the coding sequence ATGGCACATATCGACAACGACAATAGCAGGGTGTGGGATCTGGCCGAGAAGATCGGCTTTTGCATGCTGACGACACAGACCGGGTCCGACCTTCGCGCCCGCCCCATGGCAGCACATGTGGAGCGTCTGGAAAATGCCTTCTATTTTCTGACGGATGTTGCAAGCCACAAGGACGAGGAAATCGCCAGCCACCCAAACGTGTGTCTAGCCTTCGCAGATTCGAAGGGTCAGAAATATGTGTCCATTTCCGGGACGGCGGAAGTGCAGAACGACCGCGAACGCATTCGCGATTTGTGGTCCACGCCAGCCAAGGCTTGGTGGGATGATGCCGAGGATCCATCCATCCGTGTGCTGAAGGTCACGCCATCCTCGGCTGAATATTGGGATAGCCCCGGCACTGTCATCAGCTACATCAAGATGGCGGCAGCAGCCGTCAGCAATACCCGCCCGGATATGGGCGATAATGCCAAGGTCGAAATGTGA
- a CDS encoding WGR domain-containing protein, which yields MTEKTENTIDLRRIDAAQNMKRFYILGIQPTLFGGVSLLRNWGRIGTSGQTKIDTYDDYDGAHAALERLAAIKRRRGYLDSSAN from the coding sequence ATGACGGAAAAGACTGAAAACACCATAGATCTCAGGCGTATAGACGCAGCGCAGAACATGAAGCGCTTCTATATTCTGGGCATACAGCCGACCTTGTTCGGTGGCGTTTCGCTTCTGCGCAACTGGGGACGCATCGGCACGTCAGGTCAAACCAAGATCGATACATATGATGATTATGATGGAGCCCACGCAGCGCTCGAGCGTCTGGCAGCAATCAAGCGGCGGCGGGGTTATCTGGACAGCAGCGCAAATTGA
- a CDS encoding LysR family transcriptional regulator gives MADFNDVRAFLLVANNGGFREASRSSGLSSSSLSDAVKRLEAELDVRLLNRTTRSVLPTEAGRALIARAGPAFSEICAAMEETSNFRNRPAGTLKLNVPVSAARLVLPDIVPQFLAEYPDIRLEIVTEESFVDIVATGCDAGIRYDERLENDMIALPIGPRVQRFALGASRAYLSSRGRPEHPRDLLDHACIYGRFAGRAVFPWEFERNGESILFEPSGPLLVQSGGGTDLGVEAAIAGTGLIYLFEDWLRPHFDSGKLEPVLEEWWLSFSGPFLYYPGRRLVPAPLRTFIDFIKSDRKARKDEPFSV, from the coding sequence TTGGCGGATTTCAACGATGTCAGGGCTTTTCTTCTTGTCGCAAACAATGGTGGTTTCCGTGAGGCTTCGCGCTCTTCAGGTTTGAGTTCCTCTTCGCTCAGCGATGCGGTCAAGCGGCTGGAGGCAGAGCTCGACGTCCGGTTGCTGAACCGCACGACGCGTAGCGTTTTGCCGACCGAGGCGGGCAGGGCGCTCATTGCACGCGCCGGTCCAGCATTCAGCGAAATTTGCGCAGCCATGGAGGAAACGAGTAATTTCCGCAACCGTCCAGCAGGCACTTTGAAACTGAACGTCCCCGTCAGTGCTGCGAGGCTCGTATTGCCAGATATCGTTCCGCAATTTCTCGCTGAATATCCCGATATCCGGCTGGAAATCGTGACTGAAGAAAGTTTCGTGGATATCGTTGCAACGGGTTGCGACGCAGGTATCCGCTACGATGAGCGGCTCGAAAACGACATGATAGCGTTGCCAATCGGTCCACGTGTTCAGCGCTTCGCGCTGGGAGCGTCACGCGCCTATCTTTCGTCACGGGGTCGGCCTGAGCATCCGAGAGATTTGCTTGATCACGCCTGCATTTATGGACGTTTTGCCGGGCGGGCAGTGTTCCCTTGGGAATTCGAGCGGAACGGAGAAAGCATTCTATTTGAACCTTCCGGGCCACTTCTCGTCCAGTCTGGAGGGGGCACCGATCTCGGTGTTGAAGCAGCGATTGCAGGCACAGGTCTCATCTATCTCTTCGAGGACTGGCTGCGCCCGCATTTCGACAGCGGCAAACTGGAGCCGGTGCTGGAAGAATGGTGGCTGAGCTTCAGCGGACCTTTTCTCTATTATCCAGGCCGCCGCCTTGTGCCAGCGCCCTTGAGAACCTTCATCGATTTCATAAAGAGCGACCGCAAGGCTCGAAAAGATGAGCCTTTCTCGGTCTGA
- a CDS encoding aldo/keto reductase family oxidoreductase: MTNIQRAGSFKLGDHNVYRLGYGAMQLAGKGVFGPPRDRQEAVAVLREAVESGVNHIDTSDFYGPHITNQIIKEALHPYRDDLTIVTKIGAIRGEDASWNAAFSKAELTKAVHDNLKNLGLDVLDVVNLRAMFDVHGPAEGSLEEPLEVVADLQRQGLVKHIGLSNVTEKQVSDAQKMVEVVCVQNQYNLAHRGDDGLIDSLASKGIAYVPFFPLGGFSPLQSQTLSNVAAGLSATPMQVALAWLLKRSPNILLIPGTSSRAHLAENLKAAELNLPEEAVTALNGMAANTAH, encoded by the coding sequence ATGACCAATATTCAACGCGCGGGATCGTTCAAGCTTGGCGATCACAACGTCTATCGCCTGGGATATGGAGCCATGCAACTTGCCGGGAAAGGTGTGTTCGGCCCACCGAGAGACCGGCAAGAGGCTGTCGCCGTTTTGCGGGAAGCTGTTGAGAGCGGCGTCAATCATATAGACACCAGCGACTTCTACGGTCCGCACATAACAAATCAGATCATCAAGGAAGCCTTACATCCTTATCGGGACGACCTCACAATCGTCACCAAGATTGGAGCAATTCGGGGTGAAGATGCGTCGTGGAACGCTGCGTTCTCTAAGGCCGAGCTTACAAAAGCCGTTCACGATAATCTCAAAAATCTTGGTCTCGATGTGCTCGACGTCGTCAACCTTCGCGCGATGTTCGATGTGCATGGGCCTGCCGAAGGTTCGTTGGAAGAGCCTCTGGAAGTAGTTGCGGACCTCCAGCGTCAAGGGCTGGTGAAGCATATCGGGCTCTCCAACGTGACCGAGAAGCAGGTGAGTGATGCCCAGAAAATGGTAGAAGTGGTCTGTGTTCAGAACCAGTATAACCTTGCGCATCGCGGGGATGACGGGCTGATCGATTCCCTCGCGAGCAAAGGCATCGCGTACGTGCCCTTCTTCCCTCTCGGCGGGTTTTCTCCACTCCAGTCACAAACGCTGTCGAATGTCGCAGCCGGTCTTTCGGCAACGCCGATGCAGGTTGCACTTGCTTGGTTGCTGAAGCGCTCACCAAACATTCTCCTGATCCCTGGCACATCTTCGCGCGCGCATCTGGCGGAAAATCTGAAGGCGGCAGAGTTGAACCTGCCGGAAGAGGCTGTCACCGCGTTGAATGGTATGGCGGCAAATACAGCGCATTGA
- a CDS encoding helix-turn-helix domain-containing protein: MFKTAQDLGQAIKQRRKNLGWTQAELARRSGTGDRFVIELEAGKPSCQLEKALIVARTVGLELIDRKSLSPQARAEDDDLHFLPKFGDSA; encoded by the coding sequence ATGTTCAAGACTGCGCAGGATTTGGGACAGGCGATCAAGCAGCGGCGAAAGAATTTGGGCTGGACGCAGGCGGAACTTGCTCGCAGGTCGGGAACCGGTGATCGCTTCGTAATCGAACTGGAAGCTGGCAAGCCGAGTTGCCAGTTGGAAAAAGCGTTGATCGTTGCCCGAACCGTAGGACTGGAGCTAATCGATCGTAAGAGCTTGTCGCCTCAAGCGCGGGCGGAAGATGATGATCTGCACTTCCTGCCAAAGTTTGGTGATAGCGCGTGA